The region CTCTTGAGTTAATCGTGTTTGAGTGTGAGGAGTCAAGCAGGTTTAATATCGCGACTCTTGGCAGTAAGGTAATGTGTGGTAAGCTAGGATATGAGAAGCTAAAGGATGTCAAAGACTTTACGGGACGTGAAATAGGCGAAATTTTTAGCGAATTTGGAATAGATATAAAAAGGATCGAAGAGGCTAAAAATTTAGAACCTAACTACAAAGGTTTTTTTGAAATTCATATTGAGCAAGGACCGCTTCTAGATAACGAAAAAATTCAAATCGGCGTAGTAAGCGCAATCGCTGCGCCTCATAGATTTAGCGTGCGAGTTATCGGGCAGCCTCAGCACTCTGGAACTACTGCTATGAAATACCGAAATGACGCACTTTGCGCGGCGGCTGAGATAATACTGGCAGTTGAAAAGATAGCAAAAGATAATTCTCAAAATAGCGTAGTGGCAACTACGGGTAATTGCTCCGTAAAACCGGGCGTGATGAACGTAGTGCCAGGAGAGACGATGTTGCTCATTGATCTAAGGGGTATAAATTTGCAAACCCGTGAAGATGCCTACGCTCAGATAATCTCACATATAAACAAAATAGAAGAGAAACGAGGCATAAAATGCGAGATAAAGCAACTCGGTTTTGATACTCCATGCAGACTTGACGAGAGGCTTATAAATTTGATAGTTTCGGAAGCTAAGGGGCTAAATTTAAGCTATGAGATAATGCCAAGCGGAGCGGGACATGACGCTATGCATATGGCCGAAATTTGTCCTACTGCGATGATATTTATCCCTTCAAAAGACGGAATCAGCCATAATCCTTCAGAATTTTCAAAATGGGACGATATAGAAAACGGGCTTAATTTATTAAAAAATGTAATTTTAAATGAGTCTCTTTAAACTTAATTTAAAAAAGCATAGTAAAATTGATGAAAATAAAGGAGAATAAATGCAGATAAGTTCGAATTTTAATAACTCAAATCCTTATAATTTAAGCAGTAAAGAAAATATTGAAAAATTTAGAGAAAATTTTACAAATTTAAATGCGAAAGAGCTTACAAACGGCTATTTCTTAGAGTTTCAAAATAAAGCCTTTAATCAGACCAGTATAAATTTCGACACTCAATCAGCGCTTAACTTGTTTGATCCTCAGGATATAAATTCTAAAAATTTGATGCAGATATTAAACAAGATTGATTATAGATCGATTGGTTATGACGGCAAAGACATAACATCTCTAAAACAAGACGAAGCAAAGGCGCTTATAGGTGAAGACGGATTTTTTGGTATCACAAATACGGCAAATAGAATCGCGGATTTTGTACTTAACGGCGCAGGAGATGATCTTGAGATGTTAAAAGCGGGCAGAGAAGGTGTCGTTAATGGCTTTAAAGAAGCCGAGCGCCTTTGGGGAGGAAATTTGCCTGAAATTTCTCAACAAACCATCCAAAAAACTCTAGAAAAGATAGATGAACGCATAGCAAAACTAGGTGGAAATATCATAAATGTTGAAGCTTAAGCTTGTTTGTATTTTAAGTTTTGCGACTTTATTTACGGGATGTTTTGACCTTTTTAATCAAACTCCAAATTTGCCAAGTCGCAGCACGATAAATCAGCCTGTTATCAAAAAAGAACAAAGCATACGCGGCGTTATAGAGGATATTAGCTATACCGAAAACGGCTGGTGTTATGATATAAGAAGCGTTGATACGAGTAACGATAAGCTATCAAGCGGTAAATTTTGTGCCGATAAGCATTATTTTAATGCTGGCGATTTGATCTATGCAACTATTTTTGATACCAAAATAAAAAATATGTATCTTATACAGCAAGGCTACGTAAGCCCTAAAAAATCGTATAAAAATTTAAATACAAGCACAAAAATTCAACAAACCAAACGTGCAACAAATAAAAAACAAGTTGTAGAACTGCCTAAAGATGAGAAGATCAACTTTGATTAGCCGTTGATTTACCGATGTGATTTATAATTTCATCAAGCAATCAAAGTTAGAACTCCTTTTAAGGGGGCGAGGCAAAGCTCCCTTTTCTTTCATATTTTAATAACTCTTATTTCTTTTTATCTTGTATTTTTGCTTTTGTTTTTAAAATTTAAAATTATGATATAATCGGAAAATGAAATTTTATTACATTCACACCAAAGGCTATTAATGCGTTTTTATAAATTATCAATTTTAACATCTTTATTGTTGCTATCTAGCTTAAACGCTAATGAACCTAGCTATGTTTTTGAAGCTAAGGGCGAATTTGCTAAAGAGCTTAAGGCTTTAGTTGAGAAATATTCAAAAGATGAAAATGTAACTATAAATGTTTATGAAAAAGCCCCTGAAAACGAAGACAATGGCGGGTTTTTAAACATAGGAGTAAATAGTAAAAGATCTTATAGCGTAGAAAGAGGAAGAGAGCTATACGCTAAAAACTGCGCAAGCTGTCATGGTGAAAATGGAGAAAAAAGAGCTTACGGGACTTCAAGAAAGCTCACTCAGATTAGTGCTGAGGATATAGAAGCGGCATTTTCAGGTTATCTAAATGACTCTGAATTTGGCGGAAACAAAAGAGAGATGATGAAAACGATTGCAGCAAAGACTTCGTATAAGGACTTAGGAGCTATAATAGCCTTTCTAAAAGGCAAAGATGCATTAAGATATAAAGAAAATACTACTAAAAATACAGATATCTCTACCTCTCCAACTCAAGGAAGCTATCTTAAGTAACCATTTGGCTACAACTCTGTAGCCAAATTTAAATATACGCAATATTATTTTTCTTTTTTTATATTACTTTGGTAAACAATCGGTAACTTTTTTAAAATTTTACGCTAAATTTAAGTTAATTTAAGGTCTTGTTGTGCTAATATAACACCATATTTCAACTTTATTAAGGAGTTCGTAATGAAATTAACTAAGATTAGTTTGGCAACTTTAGTTGCTCTAGGTGCTTTCTCAAGCGTTGCAAGCGCAACACCACTTGAAGAGGCTATTAAGAATGTAGATCTTTCAGGATTTGTAAGATATAGATATGAAAACGTAAGAACAAATAAAGTAGATGTTAAAACAGATAAATCTAGACATAGATTTAGATCAATTTTTGCATTTAAAGCCGCTTTAGATGATAATTTCTTTGGTGTTTTAAGCTTTAGATATGATTCAAACGATAATTCTGGTAAAGCTACAGGAAAAGCTAACGTAACAGATACAAGTAGTACGTTTGCAGTAAATGAACTATATCTTGGATATACAAGAGGCAATACGACTGTTAAGTTTGGTAAACAAATGATAGGCTCATACTTTACTGATGATGAGGCGGGAACCGGTGTTAAACTAGTAAATAAAGATATAGAAGGCTTAACTCTTGCTGCTTTTGCATTTGATGATCTTGAAAATAGCAGTCGAACAGATGGAGAAGTTAAAAATATACCACTTCCAAATCGTAGAAAAGCACTTGATAATAACCTTTATGGCGTAGCTGCTATGGGCTCATATAATCCTGTAAATTTTGAGCTATGGTATGCTTCTTTAGTCGATGTTGCAAATCTTATAGCTGCTGATGTTGCATTTGATTTTGGAATTACCGATGATGTGACTATAAATGCTCAAGTTCAATATGGTCATGCCGATGTAGAGGGAGAACTTGCTCCTGCTTATAGAGATACAGATTTCTATGCTGCCCAGCTAGGAACAGAGCTATTCGGTGCTGATTTAGCTGCCGGATATATAGGTTGGAAAGTCAAAGATAAGGCCAAAGGATTTATTACTCTAGAAGACAATGGTAACTTTATAGATCCTACTGAGCAAGCTTTCGGTAATACTTTTGAATATACAAACCTTGCTGGAAAAGGTAATTTCTGGTTTGTTACTGCTGCTTATAAATTTGATAAATTTGGAATTGGTGCTGACTATATAAAAGGTGATGTAAAAGAGCCTGCTGATAAAAAAACAAAAATAGATGAAGTTATTGCAAGAGCTTCTTATAACTATAGCGCTAAGCTAAAATTCAAAAGCTACTTCTCGCATGAAACTGAAAAAGTTAATGCTGGAGATAAAGCAAAATCTGATAAATTTAGATTTGAAGCTAAATACTCATTCTAATACTTCTTTATGATACCTTGAGCGAAATAATTCGCTCAAGGTTGTTTTTAAATCACACGTTCATTCCATTTTTGTATCTACAGCAGAATACATCAAACAATTATTTTTGTAAAAATTTATCTAGCTTTATTTAAAAGAATAAGCTATTGAGTTGCTATGTAAATATTGCCAATTTAATTTTTATAGCTAATTCCATCTATTAACCTACATACTATATAATATATTAAACAAAAATACAAATAATAAAAATTATTATTTAAAAATAATTTTTATTTAAGAATATTTTGCTATAATTCCTCATATAAAATTTAAAACAAGGAGACAATATGTCAAAAGTTATCGAACAACTAAACCAAATTCAGGCTGATGCCCATGCATTATTTATCAAATTTCACGATTATCATTGGAATGTAAAAGGTATTCAATTTTTTAGTATTCATGAATATACAGAAAAGGCATATGATGAATTTGCTGAAATTTTTGACGAAATGGCAGAAAGGGCTATTCAATTAGGCGGCAAAGCTATAATATGTCCTGGGGAGCTAAACAAACGCTCTCACATTAAGCCTGAAGGCAAAGATAGCTATACTCCGACAGAAGTACTAAAAGGAGTTTTGGTTGATTATAAACACCTGCTTGGTGAGTTTAAAAAACTTGCAGAAGTTGCAGATGGCGATAGCACGACAGTTGCAATTGCAGAAGATAATATAGCGAAATACGAAAAAGCTATTTGGATGCTTGAAGCTACTTTAGCTTAATAAATCTTCAATTTAAGGGGCTTTAATACCCCCTTAAATTTTTTATTCTTTTTAACTTTTATTATTTAGACAACTATTTGAAATTCATCTTTTTGACTAAGTGTTTTATGCTGTTTATTTAAAATAAATACAGGCAAAGCCAAAGTTAAGTATCCAGTCAGTGTTTGATTTTTCAAATATCTTTTTTAGCTTTAAGTAAAATAAAAACCTAGCTAAATTTATCTAAAAGATTGACAAGCTTAAAAACTTTGCAAAATCTCTAAAATTTATTAATCAAAACAAGGCTGCATATGCAAATTCATCTTCCAAGCATGGTTTTTAAAATTCTTTTTCCCACTTCCACGCCTGGTTGATCGTAAGTGTTTATTCCAAGCATTATTCCGGTAGCAGAAGTTAGAAGCTCGTAGTGGTATATCAGATATCCTGCGTGCCATTCATCAAGCTTGCTTACTGTGATCACGTCTACACTTATACCCTCTTGTATGAGTGCGTGAGTTGTAGCATCGCATTGTGCGTTTATGAGGGAATTTAAGCTGATGTTGTTTGCGAAGTCACACTCTTCAAGGTGTTTTAGGCTCAAATTCGGCGTTATCGCCATGCTATTTTGATCCTCAACTTTGATAAAAGTTACCGTCTTATCTTTAACTCCGTCCATTATGAGTTGCAAAAACGAGTGTTGATCTCGCGATCCTATAAGCCCCACCGGTGTTAGTCCGTATCTCTTAAATCCTTTTTTCTTGCCTAAGCTTTCCGCCCAAAGTTGCACATACCAGTCGTTAAATGCGAGCAATCTATCCGAATAGCTAAATATCACGTTTATTTTAGCACTTTTATGCGTTGCGTAGTGATATGCCTTATGCATTAAAGTATCATCTTTATCGCTTAAAAATTGTTTTTTGCACTCTCTTGCACCTTCAAGCAGGGCTTTTATATTATATCCACATAGACTTAGAGGCACTAGTCCTATCGCGCTTAGCACGCTAAAGCGCCCGCCTACGTTTTTTGGGATATTAAAATAAGTTATTTGATTTTCTTTAGCATAAATTTCAAGAGGAGAGCTTGGGTCTGTGATGATAAGAAAATTTTGGCTTAAATTTTCAGGCTTAAAGCGCTGCAAAATACACTTAAAAAGCGTGATAGTTTCTATGGTGGTGCCTGATTTTGACGATATGATAAACAGACTTTTTTTAAATTCTATCCTCTTCATAAGTTTTTCAAAGCTAAATCCGTCTACATTATCAAGGAAATAAAGCTCTCTTGAGCCATCTTTTTTTTCGGCTTTTAGCATCTGCCTGAGTGCTTTTACCCCAAGAGAGCTACCGCCTATGCCTACTAGTACGACATTTGTTATGTTGGCAAATTTGCTTTCGATATCTTTTATTAAAGCTATCATGTCGTTTCCAAGCTCGGGTAGGTGATAGTATCCTATATCCCCACTTTCCAGTTCGTCATTCATGCGCTTGGCGTATGAAGTTATCGTTTCTAGCGGTGTTTTTTTAAAGTAGAGGTTATTTTTTACCATCTTTTTGCAACTTTTCATAGAAGAAATTCGTAGCCTCGACAAATCCCGCCACGCTTCCGCAGTCAAAGCGTCTGCCTTTAAATTTATAAGCTAGTACCATGCCGTCTTTTGCTTGCTGCATAAGAGCGTCAGTTATCTGCACTTCGCCATTTTTGCCCGGTTTTGTCTGCTCTAAGATAGCAAAAATATCAGGTGTCAGTATGTATCTTCCGATGATGGCTAAATTTGTAGGAGCCTCTTCTACGCTTGGTTTTTCGATCATATCATCAACCATTATTAAGTCGTCTTCTATATATCTTCCGTTTATTATGCCGTAACTGCTGACTTGCTCTTTTGGCACTTCCATGACGGCTACGATGGAGCAGCGATATTTTTCATAAATTCTTACCATCTGCGTAAGTACGCCAACGCCTTGTTCGTTGATACAAAGATCATCCGCTAGTATAACGCCAAAAGGT is a window of Campylobacter sp. CCUG 57310 DNA encoding:
- a CDS encoding Zn-dependent hydrolase, which translates into the protein MNLSRLKDLFVEINSINDYSFGDGMSRLAYTSQDKTARELFIKRCKEAGLSVRVDAIGNIFARREGSEPNLPAIAFGSHLDTVINGGQFDGILGVLGGLEVIRSLNDENIKTKHPLELIVFECEESSRFNIATLGSKVMCGKLGYEKLKDVKDFTGREIGEIFSEFGIDIKRIEEAKNLEPNYKGFFEIHIEQGPLLDNEKIQIGVVSAIAAPHRFSVRVIGQPQHSGTTAMKYRNDALCAAAEIILAVEKIAKDNSQNSVVATTGNCSVKPGVMNVVPGETMLLIDLRGINLQTREDAYAQIISHINKIEEKRGIKCEIKQLGFDTPCRLDERLINLIVSEAKGLNLSYEIMPSGAGHDAMHMAEICPTAMIFIPSKDGISHNPSEFSKWDDIENGLNLLKNVILNESL
- a CDS encoding hydrogenase-4 component G, with the translated sequence MQISSNFNNSNPYNLSSKENIEKFRENFTNLNAKELTNGYFLEFQNKAFNQTSINFDTQSALNLFDPQDINSKNLMQILNKIDYRSIGYDGKDITSLKQDEAKALIGEDGFFGITNTANRIADFVLNGAGDDLEMLKAGREGVVNGFKEAERLWGGNLPEISQQTIQKTLEKIDERIAKLGGNIINVEA
- a CDS encoding cytochrome c, with product MRFYKLSILTSLLLLSSLNANEPSYVFEAKGEFAKELKALVEKYSKDENVTINVYEKAPENEDNGGFLNIGVNSKRSYSVERGRELYAKNCASCHGENGEKRAYGTSRKLTQISAEDIEAAFSGYLNDSEFGGNKREMMKTIAAKTSYKDLGAIIAFLKGKDALRYKENTTKNTDISTSPTQGSYLK
- a CDS encoding OprD family outer membrane porin; this translates as MKLTKISLATLVALGAFSSVASATPLEEAIKNVDLSGFVRYRYENVRTNKVDVKTDKSRHRFRSIFAFKAALDDNFFGVLSFRYDSNDNSGKATGKANVTDTSSTFAVNELYLGYTRGNTTVKFGKQMIGSYFTDDEAGTGVKLVNKDIEGLTLAAFAFDDLENSSRTDGEVKNIPLPNRRKALDNNLYGVAAMGSYNPVNFELWYASLVDVANLIAADVAFDFGITDDVTINAQVQYGHADVEGELAPAYRDTDFYAAQLGTELFGADLAAGYIGWKVKDKAKGFITLEDNGNFIDPTEQAFGNTFEYTNLAGKGNFWFVTAAYKFDKFGIGADYIKGDVKEPADKKTKIDEVIARASYNYSAKLKFKSYFSHETEKVNAGDKAKSDKFRFEAKYSF
- a CDS encoding DNA starvation/stationary phase protection protein is translated as MSKVIEQLNQIQADAHALFIKFHDYHWNVKGIQFFSIHEYTEKAYDEFAEIFDEMAERAIQLGGKAIICPGELNKRSHIKPEGKDSYTPTEVLKGVLVDYKHLLGEFKKLAEVADGDSTTVAIAEDNIAKYEKAIWMLEATLA
- a CDS encoding glucose-6-phosphate isomerase, which codes for MVKNNLYFKKTPLETITSYAKRMNDELESGDIGYYHLPELGNDMIALIKDIESKFANITNVVLVGIGGSSLGVKALRQMLKAEKKDGSRELYFLDNVDGFSFEKLMKRIEFKKSLFIISSKSGTTIETITLFKCILQRFKPENLSQNFLIITDPSSPLEIYAKENQITYFNIPKNVGGRFSVLSAIGLVPLSLCGYNIKALLEGARECKKQFLSDKDDTLMHKAYHYATHKSAKINVIFSYSDRLLAFNDWYVQLWAESLGKKKGFKRYGLTPVGLIGSRDQHSFLQLIMDGVKDKTVTFIKVEDQNSMAITPNLSLKHLEECDFANNISLNSLINAQCDATTHALIQEGISVDVITVSKLDEWHAGYLIYHYELLTSATGIMLGINTYDQPGVEVGKRILKTMLGR
- the galU gene encoding UTP--glucose-1-phosphate uridylyltransferase GalU — protein: MIQTCLFPAAGYGTRFLPATKSLPKEMLPILTKPLIHYGVDEALEAGMKNMAFITGRGKRALEDYFDISYELEHQISGTNKEYLLTEIRDLMAKCTFSFTRQESMRGLGNAIHTGKTLVRDEPFGVILADDLCINEQGVGVLTQMVRIYEKYRCSIVAVMEVPKEQVSSYGIINGRYIEDDLIMVDDMIEKPSVEEAPTNLAIIGRYILTPDIFAILEQTKPGKNGEVQITDALMQQAKDGMVLAYKFKGRRFDCGSVAGFVEATNFFYEKLQKDGKK